A window from Haloarchaeobius amylolyticus encodes these proteins:
- a CDS encoding SDR family NAD(P)-dependent oxidoreductase, protein MDLGLSDRTALVTGGAGRLGSEDARHLAREGAEVVVLDVDEAGAERVVSDIEDDGGDALAVTCDLTDREDVRETLSTVREETGGVDVLVNNAGFVDAVARMGDFDDDLWDRDLELNLTGAYNVTKEVFPRMRERGWGRVITMASIAGTHGSFGQVSYSTTKMGLVGFGKTLALEGAKDGVTSNVLAPSIVVEDLADLPPEQLEQMNPQFERLRQATPMKELGREDDVAPMVCYLASEHARYITGQVIGITGGADLLST, encoded by the coding sequence ATGGACCTCGGACTCTCCGATAGGACCGCACTGGTGACCGGCGGGGCCGGTCGTCTCGGCAGCGAAGACGCACGACACCTCGCCCGCGAGGGCGCGGAGGTCGTGGTGCTGGACGTGGACGAAGCCGGCGCAGAGCGCGTCGTGAGCGACATCGAGGACGACGGTGGCGACGCGCTGGCGGTCACCTGTGACCTGACCGACCGCGAGGACGTCCGCGAGACGCTTTCGACCGTCCGCGAGGAGACCGGCGGCGTCGACGTGCTGGTGAACAACGCCGGGTTCGTCGACGCCGTCGCCCGCATGGGGGACTTCGACGACGACCTCTGGGACCGCGACCTCGAACTCAACCTGACCGGTGCCTACAACGTCACGAAGGAGGTGTTCCCCCGCATGCGAGAGCGGGGCTGGGGCCGGGTCATCACGATGGCCTCCATCGCGGGCACCCACGGCAGTTTCGGACAGGTGTCGTACTCGACCACCAAGATGGGGCTGGTCGGCTTCGGGAAGACGCTGGCGCTGGAAGGCGCGAAAGACGGCGTCACCTCGAACGTGCTCGCGCCGAGCATCGTCGTGGAGGACCTCGCCGACCTGCCACCCGAGCAGCTCGAGCAGATGAACCCGCAGTTCGAGCGCCTCCGGCAGGCCACCCCGATGAAGGAACTGGGCCGCGAGGACGACGTGGCCCCGATGGTGTGCTACCTCGCCAGCGAGCACGCCCGCTACATCACCGGGCAGGTCATCGGCATCACCGGCGGCGCGGACCTGCTGTCGACCTGA
- a CDS encoding PAS domain S-box protein: MTAVRVLHVEDDASFGEVTAELLGRDDSGFEIVTETNVADAIAVLHGGEIDCVVSDYDMPEVDGLEFLKLVREYDADLPFILFTGKGSEEIASAAISAGVTDYLQKGTGIEQYTILANRIRNAVEAYRASKDLEDWSRQQEAVAELGRAALGRLDLASLFDQACDALVDCLGTEYAKVLALSDDGTHLRLVAGKGFDQGLLGTATVGVDETSQAGYTLSVAGPVVVEDLANEDRFQRPSLLVDQGIVAGVSVGIGPVEEPWGVLGTHSTVSRTFSEKDVTFVQNVANVLAATIENRGTVEELRESEQRFREIAAVSPDTIFRTTDAGTFVYLSNAVETLLGYEPEAMLHLPFHRFVAEESREDALENFMRVRDGGVEKNVELTLVDVDGEHVTVEVSASQVHDGDGNVFVQGVVRDVSDRKRREHELELKERAMGEAPVGISISDPSLPDNPIVYTNRRFAELTGYGQDELFGRNCRILQGEDTDPAAVAAMRTAIDAGRPVTVELLNYRPDGASFWNRVSIAPVTDADGAVTNFVGFQQDVTDQHEREEALRRFRAAVEQAGTGVYITDVDGTIEYVNPAFEEITGYSASEAVGADPSILRSGEHDDAYFERLWETVGRGEVWEDEVVNRRKSGEQYTAIQTIAPILDDGEVTGYVAIQNDVTERILDQQRIDVLNRVLRHDIRTSVNIIKGNAELAADVVDDPDGQRHLGSILATCDRLLEESVKARKIQDLLQRDRDDIQPVEAVLDVLATAATERDDSDVELVDETGDDAVLAIVQPALLELLENALEHGAGASPPRVSVGVVDDEWVEFRIVDSGPGLPETEWNVLEQQTERPLAHSSGIGLWIATWLVRASGGTIAIERADSTGTTVTVRVPRLDAMTDAAA, translated from the coding sequence ATGACTGCTGTCCGTGTCCTCCACGTCGAAGACGATGCGAGCTTCGGGGAGGTGACGGCCGAGCTGCTCGGACGTGACGACAGCGGGTTCGAGATCGTCACCGAGACGAACGTCGCCGATGCGATAGCGGTACTCCACGGCGGCGAGATAGACTGCGTGGTCAGCGACTACGACATGCCAGAGGTCGACGGGCTGGAGTTCCTGAAACTCGTCCGCGAGTACGACGCGGACCTGCCCTTCATCCTCTTCACGGGGAAGGGGTCCGAGGAGATCGCCAGCGCCGCCATCTCCGCGGGCGTGACCGACTACCTGCAGAAGGGCACCGGTATCGAGCAGTACACCATCCTCGCGAACCGCATCCGGAACGCGGTCGAGGCCTACCGCGCCAGCAAGGACCTCGAAGACTGGAGTCGCCAGCAGGAGGCGGTCGCAGAACTGGGCCGGGCAGCCCTCGGTCGGCTCGACCTCGCGTCCCTGTTCGACCAGGCCTGCGACGCCCTCGTCGACTGCCTCGGGACCGAGTACGCGAAGGTGCTGGCGCTCTCCGACGACGGGACCCACCTGCGGCTGGTCGCGGGCAAGGGCTTCGACCAGGGCCTCCTCGGCACCGCCACGGTCGGCGTGGACGAAACCTCGCAGGCGGGCTACACCCTGTCGGTTGCGGGGCCGGTCGTCGTCGAGGACCTCGCGAACGAGGACCGGTTCCAGCGTCCCTCCTTGCTCGTGGACCAGGGTATCGTCGCCGGCGTCAGCGTCGGAATCGGGCCGGTCGAGGAGCCCTGGGGCGTCCTCGGGACGCACTCCACCGTCTCGCGGACCTTCTCCGAGAAGGACGTCACGTTCGTCCAGAACGTCGCGAACGTCCTCGCGGCCACCATCGAGAACCGCGGGACGGTCGAGGAACTCCGCGAGAGCGAGCAACGCTTCCGCGAGATCGCGGCGGTCAGTCCCGACACCATCTTCCGAACCACGGACGCCGGGACGTTCGTCTACCTCTCGAACGCCGTCGAGACGTTGCTCGGGTACGAGCCCGAGGCGATGTTGCACCTGCCGTTCCACCGGTTCGTAGCCGAGGAGAGCCGCGAGGACGCACTCGAGAACTTCATGCGGGTCAGAGACGGTGGCGTCGAGAAGAACGTCGAGTTGACGCTGGTCGACGTCGACGGGGAGCACGTCACGGTCGAGGTGAGCGCCAGTCAGGTCCACGACGGCGACGGGAACGTCTTCGTCCAGGGCGTCGTCCGCGACGTCAGCGACCGGAAACGCCGCGAACACGAACTCGAACTGAAAGAGCGCGCCATGGGCGAGGCGCCCGTCGGCATCTCCATCAGTGACCCGTCGCTCCCGGACAACCCCATCGTCTACACGAACCGGCGGTTCGCCGAGTTGACCGGGTACGGCCAGGACGAACTCTTCGGCCGGAACTGCCGCATCTTGCAGGGCGAGGACACCGACCCGGCAGCCGTCGCGGCGATGCGGACGGCCATCGACGCGGGCAGGCCGGTCACCGTCGAACTCCTGAACTACCGGCCCGACGGGGCCTCGTTCTGGAACCGGGTGAGCATCGCGCCGGTCACCGACGCGGACGGCGCGGTGACGAACTTCGTGGGGTTCCAGCAGGACGTGACCGACCAGCACGAGCGCGAGGAGGCCCTTCGCCGGTTCCGTGCCGCGGTCGAACAGGCAGGGACGGGTGTCTACATCACGGACGTGGACGGGACGATAGAGTACGTCAACCCGGCGTTCGAGGAGATCACCGGGTACAGTGCTTCGGAGGCGGTCGGCGCCGACCCGAGCATACTCAGGTCCGGCGAGCACGACGACGCCTACTTCGAGCGACTCTGGGAGACCGTCGGCCGCGGCGAGGTCTGGGAGGACGAGGTCGTCAACCGGCGGAAGTCCGGCGAGCAGTACACCGCCATCCAGACCATCGCCCCCATCCTCGACGACGGGGAGGTGACGGGCTACGTCGCGATCCAGAACGACGTGACCGAACGCATCCTCGACCAGCAGCGCATCGACGTGCTCAACCGCGTGCTGCGCCACGACATCCGGACGAGCGTGAACATCATCAAGGGGAACGCGGAACTCGCCGCCGACGTGGTCGACGACCCCGACGGCCAGCGCCACCTCGGGTCGATACTCGCCACCTGCGACCGCCTCCTCGAGGAGAGCGTGAAGGCCCGGAAGATACAGGACCTGCTCCAGCGGGACAGAGACGACATACAGCCGGTCGAGGCGGTCCTCGACGTGCTCGCGACGGCCGCGACGGAACGGGACGACAGCGACGTCGAACTCGTCGACGAGACGGGAGACGATGCCGTCCTGGCCATCGTCCAGCCCGCCCTCCTCGAACTCCTCGAGAACGCCCTGGAACACGGTGCGGGAGCGTCGCCACCACGGGTGAGTGTCGGCGTCGTGGACGACGAGTGGGTCGAGTTCCGCATCGTCGACTCCGGCCCCGGCCTCCCCGAGACGGAGTGGAACGTCCTCGAACAGCAGACAGAGCGACCGCTCGCACACAGCAGCGGTATCGGCCTCTGGATCGCGACCTGGCTGGTCCGGGCCAGCGGCGGGACGATAGCCATCGAGCGAGCCGATTCGACCGGGACGACGGTGACCGTCAGGGTGCCACGACTCGACGCGATGACCGACGCGGCGGCCTGA
- a CDS encoding class I SAM-dependent methyltransferase, with product MSRGDELFPTAGDDTALTESILSQLAAAGADVETLTPQDIDVFEDLTVMGQEATLEMAALAGIDEETHVLDLAAGLGVTARTLAAEYGSRVTGVDLSTGFCHAATELTRRVGLDDRVSFHAEHALDLPFEDDTFDVVFMQDLASDIEYKTALAAEAHRVLAPGGRLVVLEFVTGSVEPRLTQLPIARDGLSRSMASEETFLDVVRDAGFDVRHWLDTSIEAAEWYQTMIQQVQTGDLPAVLDAVVRDDLVPLCRTTYRNLDEDRARLYMGLFEA from the coding sequence ATGAGCCGGGGCGACGAACTGTTCCCGACGGCGGGTGACGACACGGCCCTGACCGAATCGATCCTCTCTCAGCTCGCGGCGGCGGGTGCCGACGTCGAGACCCTCACACCGCAGGACATCGACGTGTTCGAGGACCTCACCGTGATGGGCCAGGAGGCGACGCTAGAGATGGCCGCGCTCGCGGGTATCGACGAGGAGACCCACGTCCTCGACCTCGCCGCCGGCCTCGGCGTCACCGCCCGGACCCTCGCGGCGGAGTACGGGAGCCGCGTGACCGGCGTCGACCTCTCGACCGGGTTCTGTCACGCCGCAACCGAGCTGACACGGCGTGTCGGGCTCGACGACCGCGTCTCGTTCCACGCCGAGCACGCCCTCGACCTCCCCTTCGAGGACGACACCTTCGACGTGGTGTTCATGCAGGACCTCGCCAGCGACATCGAGTACAAGACCGCACTCGCTGCCGAGGCACACCGCGTGCTCGCACCCGGCGGGCGGCTGGTCGTCCTCGAGTTCGTCACCGGAAGCGTCGAACCGCGACTGACGCAGCTCCCCATCGCGAGAGACGGCCTGTCGCGGTCGATGGCCAGCGAGGAGACGTTCCTCGACGTCGTGCGAGACGCCGGGTTCGACGTCCGCCACTGGCTGGACACGTCCATCGAGGCGGCGGAGTGGTACCAGACGATGATACAGCAGGTCCAGACCGGCGACCTCCCGGCGGTGCTCGACGCGGTCGTCCGCGACGACCTCGTCCCCCTCTGCCGGACGACCTACAGGAACCTCGACGAGGACCGCGCCCGCCTCTACATGGGACTCTTCGAGGCATGA
- a CDS encoding winged helix-turn-helix domain-containing protein: protein MSQEGFEADVEVRPEKAFSLLGNETRFGILQALWKLSEPLDSSPVSYSDLMDEVGVRDSGNFNYHLGKLEGHFVESTDDGYALSDAGEQIVQTVVSGTGVEHVSMEQTHVGVTCAVCGGTETTVQYDDETLTLRCTECPGSYPSPPGKLAAFQVPPMGLANRDPREIFDAGIARVSLKTQSMLAGVCPTCSTEPTIDVKVCRDHESEGSDPCENCGSTMWAIAYYGCPACKLTWRFPTWATVMWHPAVISFFYQREPGIDPLSWDYFVRGREFGQELVGEDPLRIAITVPCDGDELELVYDESMAVIDIEPESV from the coding sequence ATGTCACAGGAGGGGTTCGAGGCCGATGTCGAGGTGCGGCCGGAGAAGGCGTTCTCGTTGCTGGGCAACGAGACGCGATTCGGTATCCTCCAGGCGCTGTGGAAGCTCTCCGAACCCCTCGACTCCAGCCCGGTCAGCTACTCCGACCTGATGGACGAGGTCGGGGTGCGTGACTCCGGGAACTTCAACTACCACCTCGGGAAGTTAGAGGGCCACTTCGTCGAGTCCACCGACGACGGGTACGCACTCTCGGACGCCGGCGAACAGATCGTCCAGACCGTCGTGTCGGGCACCGGCGTCGAACACGTCTCGATGGAACAAACGCACGTGGGCGTGACCTGTGCCGTCTGCGGGGGGACGGAGACCACAGTACAGTACGACGACGAGACGCTGACGCTCCGGTGTACCGAATGTCCGGGCTCGTACCCGTCGCCGCCCGGGAAGCTCGCGGCGTTCCAGGTGCCACCGATGGGGCTGGCCAACCGGGACCCGCGGGAGATATTCGACGCGGGCATCGCACGCGTCTCGCTCAAGACCCAGTCGATGCTCGCGGGCGTCTGTCCGACCTGCTCGACGGAGCCGACTATCGACGTCAAGGTCTGTCGGGACCACGAGAGCGAGGGGAGCGACCCCTGCGAGAACTGCGGGTCGACGATGTGGGCCATCGCCTACTACGGGTGTCCAGCCTGCAAGCTCACCTGGCGGTTCCCCACCTGGGCGACCGTGATGTGGCACCCGGCGGTCATCTCGTTCTTCTACCAGCGCGAGCCCGGTATCGACCCGCTCTCGTGGGACTACTTCGTCCGGGGGCGGGAGTTCGGCCAGGAGCTCGTCGGCGAGGACCCGCTCCGCATCGCCATCACGGTCCCCTGTGACGGCGACGAACTCGAACTCGTCTACGACGAGTCGATGGCCGTCATCGACATCGAGCCGGAATCCGTGTGA
- a CDS encoding M48 family metalloprotease: MERDSDLTARILLTLALILVADLALVSVAAYILSPWLAYPQAALASALGVEASPLVWGAVVVLPVLAVFVWAQFRYSRRELLAEVDAQPVSPAEYPDLHARLQRLATQADMQKPALAIADTSVPNSFAVGGLRNATVVVSTGLLNELDDDQLDAVLGHELAHVRNRDAAVMTLASFVPALVSDDFSVFGTRSLGYLFWGTVLVVLYGLSAAFIDAPFLSVGYTVSFVMMLVLSAVLGGIALGVVGAMVLGLSQNLSQYREYVADRSGALLAGNPAALASALQTLDEGVATPTQDRRQYAGVEGLCLLPYGFSDEDPAAEGEFTVETRSHPPTAQRIERLQALQREL, from the coding sequence ATGGAACGCGATTCAGACCTCACCGCGCGCATCCTCCTCACGCTCGCGCTCATCCTCGTGGCGGACCTCGCCCTGGTCTCGGTCGCCGCGTACATCCTCAGCCCGTGGCTCGCGTACCCGCAGGCCGCCCTGGCCAGCGCGCTCGGGGTCGAGGCGTCCCCGCTCGTGTGGGGTGCCGTCGTCGTCCTCCCCGTGCTCGCCGTCTTCGTGTGGGCGCAGTTCCGGTACAGCCGCCGCGAACTCCTCGCGGAGGTCGACGCGCAACCGGTCTCCCCCGCCGAGTACCCCGACCTCCACGCCCGCCTCCAGCGCCTCGCGACCCAGGCCGACATGCAGAAGCCGGCCCTCGCCATCGCCGACACGTCGGTCCCCAATAGCTTCGCCGTCGGCGGGCTCAGGAACGCGACCGTCGTGGTCAGCACCGGCCTCCTGAACGAACTCGACGACGACCAGCTCGACGCCGTGCTGGGCCACGAACTCGCCCACGTCCGGAACCGCGACGCCGCCGTCATGACGCTGGCGTCGTTCGTGCCGGCACTCGTCAGCGACGACTTCAGCGTCTTCGGCACGCGCTCGCTGGGCTACCTGTTCTGGGGCACCGTCCTCGTCGTCCTCTACGGCCTGAGTGCAGCGTTCATCGACGCGCCCTTCCTCTCGGTCGGGTACACCGTCTCGTTCGTCATGATGCTCGTGCTCTCGGCCGTCCTCGGTGGTATCGCCCTCGGCGTGGTCGGCGCGATGGTCCTCGGCCTCAGCCAGAACCTCTCGCAGTACCGCGAGTACGTCGCGGACCGGTCCGGCGCGCTGCTCGCGGGGAACCCGGCCGCCCTCGCGTCCGCCCTCCAGACCCTTGACGAGGGGGTCGCGACCCCGACGCAGGACCGCCGGCAGTACGCCGGGGTCGAGGGCCTCTGCCTGCTCCCGTACGGGTTCAGCGACGAGGACCCCGCTGCAGAGGGCGAGTTCACCGTCGAGACGCGCTCGCACCCGCCGACGGCGCAGCGCATCGAACGATTGCAGGCGCTCCAGCGCGAGCTGTGA
- a CDS encoding MaoC/PaaZ C-terminal domain-containing protein codes for MHFEDIAVGDTLTTAGRTITEADLVNFAGVSGDFNHLHTDAASMADSDFGERIAHGALVFSMMTGLLWQARDADSGLVALYGVDRVRFRNPAFVGDTIHVETEVVEKERREHPTATGVVRYEADVVADDEKTVLSCELLALVK; via the coding sequence ATGCACTTCGAGGACATCGCGGTCGGCGACACGCTCACGACGGCTGGCCGGACCATCACCGAGGCCGACCTCGTGAACTTCGCGGGGGTCAGTGGCGACTTCAACCACCTCCACACCGACGCGGCGTCGATGGCCGACTCCGACTTCGGGGAGCGCATCGCCCACGGCGCCCTCGTCTTCTCGATGATGACCGGCCTGCTCTGGCAGGCACGCGACGCCGACAGCGGACTGGTCGCCCTCTACGGGGTCGACCGGGTGCGGTTTCGCAACCCGGCGTTCGTCGGCGACACCATCCACGTCGAGACGGAGGTCGTCGAGAAGGAGCGTCGCGAGCACCCGACCGCGACCGGCGTGGTCCGGTACGAGGCCGACGTCGTGGCCGACGACGAGAAGACGGTGCTCTCGTGTGAACTGCTGGCGCTGGTGAAGTGA
- a CDS encoding winged helix-turn-helix domain-containing protein, translated as MPKEGQEGATAVRPEEAFSLLGNETRFAILRALWEFFDPPDSSPVSYSDLMDAVGVRDSGNFNYHLGKLEGHFVESTDDGYVLTAAGEQIVQTVVAGTAVDQTSMEAVHVGVVCPVCGGTETTIEYDDETLTVQCHTCDGLFPSPPGKLAEFQLPPAGLAGREPEAIFRSAIAHVTLETRSMIAGVCPRCASEPTVDVEWCPEHDDRRDRCEVPGCTCSPIVEYLCQRCKHIWRFPTWCNVLWHPATIALFHEQDVDIEPLSWNYYARGREFDQTVHDTDPPRLSVTVGAEDAALEFTFDETMSVLSVERTDAEH; from the coding sequence ATGCCGAAGGAGGGGCAAGAGGGTGCAACGGCGGTCCGGCCAGAGGAGGCCTTCTCGCTGCTGGGCAACGAGACGCGGTTCGCAATCCTCAGGGCGCTGTGGGAGTTTTTCGACCCGCCGGACTCCAGTCCGGTCAGCTACTCGGACCTGATGGACGCGGTCGGGGTCCGCGACTCCGGGAACTTCAACTACCACCTCGGGAAGTTAGAGGGTCACTTCGTCGAGTCCACCGACGACGGCTACGTCCTGACCGCCGCGGGCGAGCAGATCGTCCAGACCGTCGTCGCCGGGACCGCCGTCGACCAGACCTCGATGGAGGCGGTCCACGTCGGCGTCGTCTGCCCCGTCTGTGGGGGCACCGAGACGACCATCGAGTACGACGACGAGACCCTGACGGTGCAGTGTCACACCTGTGACGGCCTGTTCCCGTCGCCGCCGGGGAAACTCGCCGAGTTCCAGCTCCCACCGGCCGGCCTCGCCGGGCGAGAGCCCGAGGCCATCTTCCGGTCCGCCATCGCGCACGTGACCCTGGAGACGCGGTCGATGATCGCCGGGGTCTGTCCGCGCTGTGCCTCCGAGCCGACCGTCGACGTCGAGTGGTGCCCGGAACACGACGACAGGCGGGACCGGTGTGAGGTACCGGGCTGTACCTGTTCGCCCATCGTCGAGTACCTCTGCCAGCGGTGCAAGCACATCTGGCGGTTCCCGACCTGGTGTAACGTGCTCTGGCACCCGGCGACCATCGCGCTGTTCCACGAGCAGGACGTGGACATCGAACCGCTCTCGTGGAACTACTACGCCCGCGGCCGCGAGTTCGACCAGACGGTCCACGACACGGACCCGCCACGTCTCTCGGTGACCGTCGGGGCCGAGGACGCGGCACTGGAGTTCACCTTCGACGAGACGATGTCCGTCCTGTCGGTTGAGCGAACCGACGCCGAGCACTGA
- a CDS encoding DUF7269 family protein translates to MSGRGPVRKLSNASGRAFGRIFDRRLVLLLVGVGAFLGALVLAFLPYPMEPTRPYVEGILTSRGTVLFLGMAGGIIGALHLYRTEREEPRAVLDGAFPESARYQARESAGESFDSSVETLTGELPDSKSRTWWQSRERLEVEKQVRAVALDVLQRSENWSREEAEAHLERGTWTDDPRAASYLGGEAAPDLPLKMQFYDWLSGEAFERHVTHTVDEIAERAELTEVER, encoded by the coding sequence ATGAGTGGGCGTGGCCCCGTCCGGAAACTGAGCAACGCCTCCGGGCGCGCGTTCGGCCGCATCTTCGACCGCCGACTGGTGCTCCTGCTCGTCGGCGTCGGGGCCTTCCTCGGCGCGCTCGTGCTCGCGTTCCTCCCATACCCGATGGAACCCACGCGACCGTACGTCGAGGGCATCCTCACGAGTCGCGGCACCGTCCTGTTCCTCGGCATGGCCGGCGGCATCATCGGCGCGCTCCACCTCTACCGGACCGAACGCGAGGAACCACGGGCCGTCCTCGACGGGGCGTTCCCCGAGAGCGCGCGGTACCAGGCGCGCGAATCCGCCGGCGAGTCCTTCGACAGTTCGGTCGAGACCCTCACCGGCGAACTGCCCGACTCGAAGTCCCGCACCTGGTGGCAGAGCCGTGAACGACTGGAGGTCGAGAAGCAGGTCCGGGCCGTCGCTCTCGACGTGTTGCAGCGCTCGGAGAACTGGTCCCGAGAGGAGGCCGAAGCCCACCTCGAACGCGGGACCTGGACCGACGACCCGCGGGCGGCGAGCTACCTCGGCGGCGAGGCGGCTCCGGACCTGCCCCTGAAGATGCAGTTCTACGACTGGCTGAGCGGCGAGGCGTTCGAACGACACGTCACCCACACGGTGGACGAGATCGCCGAGCGCGCAGAACTAACGGAGGTCGAACGATGA
- a CDS encoding class I SAM-dependent methyltransferase: protein MTRREKPADHGRRDRGHRRELERSKRRWDFWSSHWGLIERDTVEIRRETVEQLGVEPGDTVLDLGCGPGVNLAMLREAVGPGGQVIGLDLSRKMLDRARTRLEERGWQNVSLVQADATAPHVQADQLDGVLATTAVSATPDVRSTVRNVSEALCPGGRFALYDIRLVPAGPGTVLNPVVRRFYRLFGNWNDEESVLDELHAAFDRTELVRSFALGTNYIAVAENRREDPGTG, encoded by the coding sequence ATGACCAGGAGAGAGAAGCCAGCGGACCACGGTCGACGTGACCGCGGCCACCGCCGGGAACTCGAACGGAGCAAGCGCCGATGGGACTTCTGGAGCTCCCACTGGGGGCTGATAGAACGCGATACCGTCGAGATACGTCGGGAGACCGTCGAGCAACTGGGGGTCGAACCCGGCGACACCGTGCTGGACCTCGGCTGTGGACCGGGCGTCAACCTCGCGATGCTCCGGGAGGCCGTCGGCCCCGGCGGGCAGGTCATCGGCCTCGACCTGAGCCGGAAGATGCTGGACAGGGCCCGAACCCGCCTCGAGGAAAGAGGCTGGCAGAACGTCTCACTCGTCCAAGCCGATGCCACTGCCCCACACGTGCAGGCCGACCAGCTCGACGGCGTACTCGCCACGACCGCCGTGAGTGCAACACCTGACGTCCGGTCGACCGTCAGGAACGTCTCAGAGGCGCTCTGTCCCGGAGGCCGGTTCGCGCTCTACGACATCCGCCTCGTCCCGGCGGGCCCGGGGACCGTCCTTAACCCGGTCGTCCGCAGGTTCTATCGGCTCTTCGGCAACTGGAACGACGAGGAATCGGTCCTCGACGAACTCCACGCGGCATTCGACCGGACCGAACTCGTGAGAAGCTTCGCCCTCGGGACCAACTACATCGCCGTCGCTGAGAACCGGCGCGAGGACCCGGGGACCGGGTGA
- a CDS encoding DUF4129 domain-containing protein yields the protein MTVVAYDLSRAAVAVVAVLTVILAASLLPASGFGTYPAGVGAGGDAAGPGGPAAGGTGGPGGQQPSQTATSTDTPATSTTSTTTTSSDSTDDTTTTTTDRPAGVDSGTDRGGINLGSVVLLFLGLVAFTSIGMVLVVTVGHVERQSRPDFDGWVLKLPGLPPLHIRASFLTIPQTTMAFIVGTSASAPQLLDAIGGAANDFARGLGAVAAGLGSAAGTLFVGVPAALGKGLLSIPRGLGGGLGALTGGFSAISSGVSSRNWLSRSEDTPDDPRGEPADEEPFTDPGAHEPSPPSIEEAWEYMVDQLPTGRNPSQTPTEYARAAIDHGLPADAVQRLTRAFQDVRYGQYPPDDSRTQAARDAIRQIAQRLEGDS from the coding sequence ATGACTGTTGTGGCATACGACCTGAGTCGCGCGGCCGTCGCGGTCGTCGCCGTCCTGACGGTCATCCTCGCCGCCTCGCTCCTCCCCGCATCCGGGTTCGGGACGTACCCGGCCGGTGTCGGTGCGGGCGGCGATGCCGCGGGGCCCGGTGGCCCCGCAGCCGGCGGGACCGGCGGCCCGGGCGGCCAGCAGCCCTCCCAGACTGCAACGTCGACCGACACGCCCGCGACGAGTACGACGTCGACGACGACCACGTCGAGCGACAGCACCGACGACACGACGACCACCACCACGGACCGACCGGCCGGTGTCGACAGCGGTACCGACCGCGGCGGCATCAACCTGGGCTCGGTCGTGCTCCTGTTCCTCGGGCTCGTCGCGTTCACCAGCATCGGGATGGTCCTCGTCGTCACGGTCGGGCACGTCGAACGACAGTCCCGCCCCGACTTCGACGGCTGGGTCCTCAAGCTCCCCGGCCTCCCGCCCTTGCACATCCGCGCCTCGTTCCTGACCATCCCGCAGACGACGATGGCGTTCATCGTCGGCACCTCCGCGTCCGCCCCGCAGTTGCTCGACGCCATCGGGGGCGCCGCGAACGACTTCGCTCGTGGGCTCGGCGCGGTCGCGGCCGGCCTCGGCTCGGCCGCCGGCACCCTCTTCGTCGGCGTCCCGGCCGCACTCGGCAAGGGCCTGCTCTCCATCCCACGCGGCCTCGGTGGCGGCCTCGGCGCCCTGACCGGTGGCTTCTCCGCCATCTCCAGCGGCGTGAGTTCGCGGAACTGGCTCAGCCGGAGCGAGGATACGCCGGACGACCCTCGCGGCGAACCCGCCGACGAGGAACCGTTCACCGACCCCGGCGCACACGAGCCGTCGCCGCCCAGCATCGAGGAGGCGTGGGAGTACATGGTCGACCAGCTCCCGACCGGTCGGAACCCGTCTCAGACGCCCACCGAGTACGCCCGGGCAGCCATCGACCACGGGCTCCCGGCCGACGCCGTCCAGCGCCTCACCCGGGCGTTCCAGGACGTGCGGTACGGCCAGTACCCGCCGGACGACTCCCGGACGCAGGCCGCCCGTGACGCGATCAGACAGATCGCACAGCGACTGGAGGGAGACTCATGA